One region of Duncaniella freteri genomic DNA includes:
- a CDS encoding inositol-3-phosphate synthase — protein MSNSTVKPASGKLGVLVVGLGAVTSTFMTGVLMARKGLSKPVGAMTQYDKIRVGRGADKKYLKYSEIVPMADLNDIVFGAWDVYPANAYQSAIYAEVLQEKDINPVKDELEQIVPMKAAFDKDYAKRLDGSNVMENKSRWEMTEQIREDIRNFKKEKGVERVVVLWAASTEVYVPIDMKYHGTLADLEAAMKADDKEHVAPSMCYAYAALSEGAPFIMGAPNTTVDIPAMWELSEKTHMPISGKDFKTGQTLVKSGFAPIIGTRCLGLNGWFSTNILGNRDGLVLDEPANFRTKEVSKLSTLESILVAEEQPDLYGANCGGAEKGGHQGYYHKVRINYYPPRNDSKEGWDNIDIFGWMGYPMQIKINFLCRDSILAAPLCLDLVLLSDLAARAGRHGIQRFLSFFLKSPMHDYTKNEVPVNHLFKQYTMLKNAIREMGGYEADEEID, from the coding sequence ATGAGTAACTCTACTGTAAAACCCGCCAGCGGCAAGCTTGGTGTACTCGTAGTAGGACTCGGCGCGGTCACTTCAACATTCATGACCGGCGTCCTGATGGCCCGCAAAGGCCTTTCAAAGCCTGTAGGCGCAATGACCCAGTACGACAAGATCCGTGTGGGCCGCGGTGCTGACAAGAAATATCTGAAATACAGTGAAATCGTACCTATGGCCGACCTCAACGACATCGTGTTCGGCGCATGGGACGTATATCCCGCAAACGCATATCAGAGCGCGATCTATGCAGAGGTTCTTCAGGAGAAGGACATCAATCCCGTAAAGGATGAGCTCGAACAGATCGTGCCCATGAAGGCTGCTTTCGACAAGGACTACGCAAAGCGTCTTGACGGCAGCAACGTAATGGAGAACAAGAGCCGCTGGGAGATGACAGAGCAGATCCGCGAGGACATCCGCAACTTCAAGAAGGAGAAGGGTGTAGAGCGCGTGGTAGTACTCTGGGCAGCATCAACAGAGGTGTATGTGCCCATCGACATGAAGTATCACGGCACACTCGCCGACCTTGAGGCCGCCATGAAGGCTGACGACAAGGAGCACGTGGCACCCTCCATGTGCTATGCTTACGCAGCACTCTCAGAGGGCGCACCTTTCATCATGGGCGCACCCAACACCACAGTCGACATCCCTGCAATGTGGGAGCTCAGCGAAAAGACCCATATGCCTATCTCCGGCAAGGACTTCAAGACAGGTCAGACCCTCGTGAAGAGCGGCTTCGCCCCCATCATCGGCACCCGCTGCCTCGGTCTGAACGGCTGGTTCTCAACCAACATCCTCGGCAACCGCGACGGTCTTGTGCTTGACGAGCCCGCCAACTTCCGCACCAAGGAGGTCAGCAAGCTCTCCACACTTGAGTCAATCCTCGTTGCAGAGGAGCAGCCCGACCTGTACGGCGCAAACTGCGGCGGAGCAGAAAAGGGCGGCCACCAGGGCTACTACCACAAGGTACGCATCAACTACTATCCCCCGCGCAACGACAGCAAGGAGGGATGGGACAACATCGACATCTTCGGCTGGATGGGCTATCCCATGCAGATCAAGATCAACTTCCTCTGCCGCGACTCTATCCTCGCAGCTCCCCTATGTCTTGACCTCGTGCTCCTGAGCGACCTCGCAGCACGCGCAGGCCGTCACGGCATCCAGCGTTTCCTGAGCTTCTTCCTCAAGAGCCCGATGCACGACTACACCAAGAACGAGGTTCCCGTCAACCACCTCTTCAAGCAGTACACCATGCTCAAGAACGCTATCCGCGAGATGGGTGGCTATGAGGCAGACGAGGAGATCGACTAA
- a CDS encoding IS5 family transposase — translation MHRINLYQTLLTEGQWSYINKVFFENDCRKRKNSLRSLFEAVLYLLVTGCQWRMLPHDYPKWQLVYYYFRKWSKEGRIEHLLNKLVRKVRKKRNQSESPSVGALDAQSVKWGNRKSDNGFDANKKVKGIKRNIVVDRNGFILARTVCSASVHDSHQAHPLCNAADREWERLEKVLVDRGYRGEIAKDIEKDFAISLEVSNTPNGTKGFIPKPLRWVVERTFSWLDWFRRLSRNYEESTEVAEEMIDLAAIKILLNQI, via the coding sequence ATGCATAGAATCAATCTCTATCAGACACTTTTGACCGAGGGTCAATGGTCTTATATAAACAAAGTATTCTTCGAAAATGATTGTCGCAAACGTAAAAATTCACTACGGAGCCTATTCGAAGCGGTATTATACCTACTGGTCACAGGATGTCAGTGGAGGATGCTTCCGCACGATTATCCCAAGTGGCAACTGGTGTACTATTACTTCCGAAAGTGGTCCAAAGAAGGTAGAATCGAACATTTGCTCAACAAACTTGTACGAAAGGTGAGGAAGAAACGAAATCAATCAGAAAGTCCCTCTGTAGGAGCATTGGACGCACAAAGCGTTAAATGGGGCAACCGTAAGAGTGACAATGGATTTGACGCAAACAAGAAAGTCAAGGGCATCAAACGTAACATAGTGGTTGACCGCAATGGCTTTATTCTTGCCCGGACAGTATGCAGTGCATCGGTTCATGATTCCCATCAGGCTCACCCATTGTGTAATGCAGCAGACAGAGAGTGGGAACGGCTTGAAAAGGTTCTTGTTGACCGGGGTTACCGAGGGGAGATTGCTAAAGATATTGAAAAAGATTTTGCAATCAGCCTTGAGGTTTCCAATACTCCAAACGGGACTAAGGGATTCATACCGAAACCTCTCAGATGGGTGGTCGAGAGAACTTTCTCATGGCTTGACTGGTTCCGTCGCCTTTCACGCAATTATGAAGAATCAACCGAGGTCGCTGAAGAAATGATTGATTTGGCTGCCATAAAAATTTTATTGAATCAAATTTAA
- a CDS encoding ISAs1 family transposase yields MQIEIFSKVKDPRDLGKVKHELEDVLRMALIGVLCDCEDCDDISDMVTDREEEFKAAGLLKLSNGVPCGDTILRVVESVNPAQLRASLDCCRGHIIESLCGNQVIIDGKKLRGENPRSPGCHGLYILNAWVSETEICVAEKPVDGKTNELTVLPSVLSSLWLTGALVSVDAMGTHRNIAEQIMLQGGDYLMALKDNQPILKDLTESIFSSTTPISVYTTEEKGHGRVEKRTCSIMDTTLLEQEGMYEKWPGLKRIIKMERERTENGARSRETIYYLSSVEKDEASYYAMRIRAHWGIENKLHWHLDVTFREDMCRVRAKNGAVNFSAMRKYALEMLKKQNDKLSLKRRRKKCMWSTEYLYKVFKDS; encoded by the coding sequence ATGCAAATAGAAATTTTCAGCAAAGTAAAAGACCCGCGCGACTTGGGCAAGGTTAAACATGAGCTCGAGGATGTGCTCCGAATGGCACTCATCGGCGTGTTGTGTGATTGTGAGGACTGTGACGACATATCGGATATGGTTACAGACCGAGAGGAAGAATTCAAGGCTGCCGGATTGCTGAAGCTTAGCAACGGTGTCCCGTGTGGTGACACGATACTTCGTGTTGTAGAGTCTGTCAATCCCGCTCAGCTCCGGGCAAGTCTTGATTGCTGCCGAGGCCACATAATCGAATCCCTGTGCGGCAATCAGGTCATCATTGACGGTAAGAAACTGCGGGGTGAAAATCCCAGGAGTCCCGGATGCCACGGACTGTATATCCTCAATGCGTGGGTATCTGAAACAGAAATCTGCGTTGCCGAAAAGCCGGTGGATGGCAAGACCAACGAACTTACGGTTCTGCCGTCCGTATTGTCCTCTTTATGGCTTACAGGGGCATTGGTTTCAGTCGACGCAATGGGGACCCACCGTAATATCGCAGAACAGATCATGCTCCAGGGCGGCGACTATCTGATGGCGCTTAAAGACAATCAGCCGATACTCAAGGACTTGACGGAAAGTATCTTTAGTAGCACTACTCCAATATCGGTATACACAACCGAGGAAAAGGGGCACGGAAGAGTTGAGAAGAGAACCTGTTCAATTATGGATACGACACTTTTGGAACAGGAGGGAATGTACGAGAAGTGGCCCGGTCTTAAACGTATCATAAAGATGGAGCGTGAGCGTACTGAGAACGGCGCCCGCTCGCGTGAAACAATCTACTATCTCAGCAGCGTGGAGAAAGATGAGGCTTCTTACTATGCGATGCGTATTCGTGCGCACTGGGGTATCGAGAACAAACTGCACTGGCATCTCGACGTGACGTTTCGGGAAGATATGTGCCGCGTACGCGCCAAGAATGGCGCTGTCAATTTTTCAGCGATGCGCAAGTATGCATTGGAAATGCTTAAAAAGCAGAACGATAAACTCAGCCTTAAACGAAGACGCAAAAAATGTATGTGGAGCACTGAATATCTGTACAAAGTCTTTAAGGATAGTTAA
- a CDS encoding polysaccharide lyase family 1 protein: protein MKIIPALTSLLLSGTVLAGNPLIAFPGAEGFGRNASGGRGGKVYHVTTLEDGDHPGTLRHAVMQKGPRTVVFDVAGTIFLDSPLRITSGDLTLAGQTAPGEGICIARHQVSLRADNTIVRYLRFRVGNEGGGEPDGLGCNEARDVIIDHCSISWSVDETCAVYGCENVTVQWCISSESLRNAGHHKGPHGYGAIWGGDHASFHHNLLAHHESRAPRLGPHVSTQEREHVDMRNNVIYNWAGSGCYGGEGMNVNIVNNYYKPGPATPRGSKVGHRITAIGVRTTGYTHHDSHKPNAWDPMWHRWGRFFIDGNVMEGHPDITADNWTLGVIRQAETGDYDGMYSPELFSEIRLSAPIEFGHVTTHTPRQAYELVLAGAGCSLRRDSLDRRIVEETRMGTASRYGSVSEDARQKPGLIDLPSDAMEPDWQSPWVHLSDDGVADYLRTHGTLPEHIRDTDGDGIPDLWEITRALDPLDPADGNAVTLSPSGYTNLEVYLNSLVSE from the coding sequence ATGAAAATCATCCCTGCACTCACCTCCCTCCTCCTCTCCGGCACTGTTCTTGCCGGCAACCCGCTCATAGCGTTTCCCGGAGCCGAAGGCTTCGGGCGTAATGCCTCCGGAGGCCGTGGCGGCAAAGTCTACCATGTCACCACGCTTGAGGACGGCGACCATCCCGGCACATTGCGTCATGCCGTGATGCAGAAAGGCCCCCGCACAGTGGTGTTCGATGTCGCAGGGACCATCTTTCTCGACTCCCCCCTGCGCATCACCTCGGGCGACCTCACTCTTGCCGGACAGACAGCCCCCGGAGAGGGGATATGCATAGCCCGACACCAGGTGTCGCTGCGCGCCGACAACACCATAGTCCGCTACCTCCGTTTCCGTGTAGGCAACGAAGGAGGAGGGGAGCCCGACGGGCTCGGGTGCAATGAGGCTCGTGACGTTATCATCGACCACTGCTCCATCAGCTGGTCGGTCGATGAGACCTGTGCCGTATACGGATGTGAGAATGTCACCGTGCAATGGTGCATATCATCCGAGAGCCTTCGCAACGCAGGCCATCACAAGGGACCTCACGGCTATGGGGCGATATGGGGAGGCGACCACGCATCCTTCCATCACAACCTCCTTGCCCATCACGAGAGCCGGGCCCCGCGCCTCGGTCCGCATGTCAGCACCCAGGAGCGGGAGCATGTGGATATGCGCAACAATGTCATCTACAACTGGGCAGGCTCAGGATGTTACGGCGGAGAAGGCATGAATGTCAACATCGTCAACAACTATTACAAGCCCGGTCCCGCCACCCCGCGTGGCTCCAAGGTCGGGCACCGCATCACAGCCATAGGGGTGCGCACCACAGGCTACACTCATCATGACTCCCATAAGCCTAACGCCTGGGACCCTATGTGGCACCGCTGGGGCCGATTCTTCATCGACGGCAACGTCATGGAAGGGCATCCCGACATCACAGCCGACAACTGGACCCTTGGAGTGATCCGTCAGGCTGAGACAGGCGATTATGACGGCATGTACTCCCCGGAGCTTTTCAGTGAGATACGTCTTTCCGCTCCTATCGAATTCGGTCATGTCACCACCCACACCCCTCGGCAGGCCTACGAACTCGTCCTTGCGGGAGCCGGATGCTCCCTGCGGCGCGACTCGCTTGACCGGCGCATAGTCGAGGAGACACGTATGGGCACAGCCTCGCGCTATGGTTCCGTGTCGGAGGATGCGCGGCAGAAGCCCGGGCTAATCGACCTCCCTTCCGACGCAATGGAGCCTGATTGGCAGTCGCCGTGGGTTCATCTGAGCGACGACGGTGTGGCAGACTATCTGCGCACACACGGCACACTCCCCGAGCATATCCGCGACACCGACGGCGACGGCATACCCGACCTCTGGGAGATAACCCGCGCGCTCGATCCACTCGACCCCGCCGACGGCAATGCCGTCACCCTCTCCCCCTCGGGCTACACCAACCTCGAAGTCTACCTCAACTCCTTGGTCTCTGAATGA